One part of the Desulfovibrio sp. genome encodes these proteins:
- a CDS encoding DUF362 domain-containing protein — protein MPATVYYADMHCRSHEDSKIAKVARLCEALNLKKIIKKKELAAIKLHFGEYGNDTHLNPTLVRQVVDMIVAAGGKPFLTDTTTLYSGSRHNAVDHMQTAYAHGFAPSVVHAPVILADGLYGENDTPVRINGKHFKEVHIATEIRRAPAMVVLSHFKGHEMAGFGGAIKNLAMGGAAVRGKKAQHATHVAVSEKKCVGCAKCVKVCPQHALGMKSKKSVVDIAKCIGCFECITVCPEKAISIDWETEIQPFMERMTEYAYGVVKGRKKNICYINFVLNVTPDCDCAPWSDMPLVPDVGILASTDPVALDQACFDLVSRAPSLSPVTPGADITDKFTARWPHTSGTVQLSYGETLGLGSREYKLKKV, from the coding sequence ATGCCCGCCACTGTTTATTATGCAGACATGCACTGCCGCTCGCACGAAGACAGCAAAATCGCCAAGGTCGCCCGCCTGTGCGAAGCGCTGAACCTCAAGAAAATCATCAAAAAAAAGGAACTTGCCGCAATCAAGCTGCACTTTGGCGAATACGGCAATGACACCCACCTCAACCCCACCCTTGTGCGCCAGGTTGTGGACATGATTGTGGCTGCAGGCGGCAAACCCTTTCTTACCGACACAACAACGCTCTATTCCGGCAGCCGTCACAATGCTGTTGACCATATGCAAACAGCCTATGCCCATGGCTTTGCCCCATCAGTGGTACACGCCCCGGTTATTCTGGCCGACGGCCTGTATGGCGAAAATGACACACCTGTACGCATAAACGGCAAGCACTTCAAAGAGGTGCACATAGCAACAGAAATCCGGCGGGCTCCTGCCATGGTGGTGCTTTCGCACTTCAAGGGACACGAAATGGCGGGCTTTGGCGGGGCAATCAAAAACCTGGCCATGGGCGGCGCTGCGGTGCGCGGCAAGAAAGCCCAGCACGCAACCCACGTGGCCGTGAGCGAAAAAAAATGCGTTGGCTGCGCCAAGTGTGTAAAGGTGTGCCCACAACACGCCCTGGGCATGAAAAGTAAAAAGAGCGTTGTAGACATTGCCAAATGCATTGGCTGCTTTGAGTGTATTACCGTCTGCCCGGAAAAAGCCATCAGCATTGACTGGGAAACAGAAATCCAGCCTTTCATGGAACGCATGACAGAGTACGCATATGGTGTTGTAAAAGGTCGCAAAAAGAATATCTGCTATATCAATTTTGTCCTCAACGTCACACCAGACTGCGATTGCGCCCCCTGGAGCGACATGCCCCTGGTGCCCGATGTGGGCATTCTTGCCTCCACAGATCCAGTCGCTCTCGATCAGGCCTGCTTTGATCTGGTATCCAGAGCACCCTCGCTGTCACCAGTCACCCCCGGTGCAGACATCACAGACAAGTTCACCGCCCGCTGGCCCCACACGAGCGGCACGGTGCAGCTGTCTTATGGCGAAACCCTGGGCCTCGGCAGCCGCGAATACAAGCTTAAAAAAGTATAA
- a CDS encoding diguanylate cyclase, translated as MSCSSSHQSWEWVAGPDLCYCDDVPLKSAILGVSTVKGQTLFFGMDVADQQMAMETLMDEYGEPRAFANVIGHYIRKSDGVLFLLEMSGVPLFDEGYGLMGYRGTERVIASISLYSAGISTSIELDTIYATAPIAMCVVDRTGMLISANEHHGLLSGRSLFDTSGAHISLLHPELEEKIQSDFYNLDNGGQASDHEVHIGGREYAVSVTPVRNASSSITALSLAYFDITERKSLERKLKDANERLRHLSIHDHLTGAYNRRFFDAIIRKEAALYKRRAGKLSVILIDIDYFKFYNDKYGHVAGDECLSQVANTMQDSLAGVGGELYRYGGEEFAVVLPEYDASSAHEVCESLRAAVYDLKTPHTGSECNYVTISAGVATLHEKQEDAPAANLAAKLVKAADTALYQAKNAGRNRVKAIIV; from the coding sequence ATGTCATGTAGTAGTAGTCATCAGTCCTGGGAATGGGTAGCCGGTCCTGATCTGTGCTATTGCGATGATGTCCCCCTGAAGTCGGCCATACTTGGCGTTTCTACAGTTAAAGGCCAGACCCTGTTTTTCGGCATGGATGTTGCCGATCAGCAGATGGCCATGGAAACGCTTATGGACGAATACGGGGAGCCTCGTGCCTTTGCCAATGTTATCGGCCATTATATCAGAAAAAGCGATGGTGTTCTGTTTCTGCTCGAAATGAGCGGTGTGCCGCTGTTTGACGAAGGCTACGGCCTTATGGGCTACAGGGGCACAGAACGCGTTATTGCCAGTATCTCGCTGTATTCTGCGGGCATTTCCACCTCCATTGAACTTGATACCATCTATGCCACAGCGCCCATTGCCATGTGCGTTGTTGACCGCACCGGCATGCTCATTTCTGCCAACGAGCACCATGGTCTGCTTTCGGGCCGGTCGCTGTTTGACACAAGCGGTGCGCACATTTCGCTGCTGCACCCGGAGCTGGAAGAAAAAATTCAGAGCGATTTTTATAATCTGGATAATGGCGGCCAGGCTTCTGACCACGAGGTGCATATCGGGGGCAGGGAATACGCCGTTTCGGTAACGCCTGTACGCAATGCTTCAAGCTCCATCACGGCACTTTCACTGGCGTATTTTGATATAACCGAGCGGAAGTCGCTTGAGCGCAAGCTCAAGGATGCAAACGAGCGCCTGCGGCACTTGTCTATTCACGACCACCTCACGGGCGCGTATAACAGAAGGTTCTTTGACGCCATCATTCGCAAGGAGGCCGCTCTTTACAAGCGGCGCGCGGGCAAGCTTTCCGTCATTCTCATCGATATCGACTACTTCAAGTTTTATAACGATAAATATGGCCATGTCGCCGGAGACGAATGCCTGTCGCAGGTGGCCAATACCATGCAGGATTCTCTGGCTGGCGTGGGGGGTGAGCTGTACCGCTACGGCGGCGAAGAATTTGCCGTTGTTCTGCCAGAGTATGACGCGTCAAGCGCGCATGAGGTCTGCGAATCGTTACGAGCAGCTGTGTATGACCTTAAAACGCCGCATACGGGCAGCGAATGCAACTATGTGACCATCAGCGCCGGAGTGGCCACCTTGCATGAAAAGCAGGAAGATGCGCCCGCAGCCAACCTTGCCGCAAAACTGGTCAAGGCGGCAGATACCGCCCTGTATCAGGCCAAAAATGCCGGTCGTAACCGGGTAAAGGCCATTATCGTGTAA
- a CDS encoding TRAP transporter large permease, producing the protein MELFIFLGSLFFFMLIGVPLAIVLVLCSIVLMWHSGMWDAMIIPGSMLDGANNYPLMAIPFFVFAGEIMAEGGLSKRVVQLAQLMIGRVRGGLGYAAIIASIIFAGLMGSSVGEAAALGGLLLPMMKEVGYHPGRAGAVIASGAILGPIIPPSTNFILLGATVSGLSITKLFMIGLVPGILIGLALMVVWFFVVRKDGYNETIRFTKQEAIKILIDSTPAFMMPVLLLGGIRFGVFTPTEGGAFAAIYAILVCVLYYRELSFRDLLRVSARAARTTSVVMLIVATATAVGWFITIAQIPNQMTALFSPLIDSPILLLISINIFLFLIGMVMDLTPNILIFAPVFYPLIQQAGIDPYYFGLLFVLNLGIGVITPPVGTVLYVVCGIGHIKFADLIVKLIPFVFVETLMLFLLLFFPKLSLVPMNWLMGGN; encoded by the coding sequence ATGGAACTCTTTATTTTCCTCGGCTCCCTCTTCTTCTTCATGCTCATTGGTGTTCCGCTGGCCATTGTGCTTGTGCTGTGCTCCATCGTGCTCATGTGGCACTCTGGCATGTGGGACGCCATGATTATTCCCGGCAGCATGCTGGACGGTGCCAACAACTACCCCTTGATGGCCATTCCCTTCTTTGTGTTTGCCGGTGAAATCATGGCAGAGGGCGGCCTTTCAAAACGTGTGGTACAACTGGCCCAGCTCATGATTGGCAGGGTGCGCGGCGGTCTTGGCTATGCGGCCATTATCGCCAGTATCATCTTTGCCGGTCTGATGGGCAGCTCTGTGGGTGAAGCAGCGGCTCTTGGCGGCCTGCTGCTGCCCATGATGAAGGAAGTGGGCTACCACCCTGGCCGCGCGGGCGCGGTTATCGCCTCTGGTGCCATTCTTGGCCCCATCATTCCGCCCAGCACCAACTTTATTCTGCTTGGCGCTACGGTGAGCGGGCTTTCCATCACCAAACTGTTCATGATCGGCCTTGTGCCCGGTATCCTTATCGGTCTGGCCCTCATGGTGGTATGGTTCTTTGTGGTGCGCAAAGACGGCTACAACGAAACCATCCGCTTTACCAAGCAGGAAGCAATCAAGATTCTTATTGATTCCACGCCCGCCTTCATGATGCCCGTGCTGCTGCTGGGCGGTATTCGCTTTGGTGTGTTTACCCCCACCGAAGGCGGTGCGTTTGCGGCCATTTACGCCATTCTGGTGTGCGTGCTGTACTACCGCGAGCTTTCCTTCCGCGACCTGCTGCGGGTGAGCGCCCGCGCTGCCCGCACCACCTCGGTGGTCATGCTGATTGTGGCCACGGCCACCGCCGTGGGCTGGTTCATTACCATTGCGCAGATTCCCAACCAGATGACCGCGCTCTTCTCGCCGCTTATCGACAGCCCCATATTGCTGCTTATCAGCATCAATATCTTCCTGTTCCTTATCGGCATGGTCATGGACCTTACACCCAACATCCTGATCTTTGCGCCGGTGTTCTACCCGCTTATCCAGCAGGCTGGCATCGACCCCTACTACTTTGGCCTGCTCTTTGTGCTCAACCTGGGCATCGGTGTTATTACGCCCCCGGTGGGTACGGTGCTTTATGTGGTGTGCGGTATCGGCCACATCAAGTTTGCCGACCTGATAGTCAAATTGATACCCTTTGTCTTTGTGGAAACCCTCATGCTCTTCCTGCTGCTGTTCTTCCCCAAGCTTTCGCTCGTTCCCATGAACTGGCTGATGGGCGGCAACTAG
- a CDS encoding uracil-xanthine permease family protein, producing the protein MSSASTRREIAPTDYNFRFRDCLVGAQMLFVAFGALVLVPILTGLDSNVALFTAGVGTLLFQICTRGKVPIFLASSFAFIAPIIYGVQTWGMAQTLGGLVCSGLVYFMLSGLIRWRGTDVVLRVLPPIVTGPVIMVIGLVLAPVAVHMALGKTGDGAVVLVPENTALWISMTSLAVTVLVSLMGKGFLRLMPILCGIAAGFLVSIFLGVGDWTKVAATPWLQMPSFTFPEFAWEPILFIMPITLAPAIEHFGDVVAISSITGRDYLKDPGVHATMFGDGVATMAAGFVGGPPCTTYAEVIGAVSLTRVFNPAVMTWAAMCSILLSFVAKIGAFLGSIPVPVMGGIMILLFGAIMVVGLNTLVRAGKDLMEPRNMIIVALIIIFGVGGMQFSIGSFKLGGIGLAALTGVVLNLLLPKSRSQE; encoded by the coding sequence ATGAGTTCAGCCAGCACGCGGCGCGAAATTGCACCCACTGACTATAATTTTCGCTTCAGGGATTGCCTTGTGGGCGCGCAAATGCTTTTTGTGGCCTTTGGCGCTCTTGTTCTTGTTCCCATTCTGACCGGCCTTGACAGCAACGTGGCCCTGTTCACCGCTGGTGTGGGAACGTTGCTTTTCCAGATCTGCACCCGGGGCAAGGTGCCCATTTTTCTTGCCTCTTCCTTTGCCTTTATCGCACCCATCATCTATGGTGTGCAGACCTGGGGCATGGCGCAGACCCTTGGCGGGCTGGTGTGCTCTGGACTTGTGTACTTCATGCTGAGCGGTCTTATCCGCTGGCGTGGTACCGACGTGGTGCTGCGCGTGCTGCCGCCCATTGTGACCGGCCCGGTCATTATGGTTATTGGCCTTGTTCTGGCCCCGGTGGCGGTTCATATGGCCCTTGGCAAGACCGGCGACGGTGCTGTGGTGCTTGTGCCTGAAAATACGGCCCTGTGGATCTCCATGACCTCTCTGGCCGTTACCGTGCTGGTGTCGCTGATGGGCAAAGGCTTTTTGCGCCTCATGCCCATTTTGTGCGGCATTGCGGCGGGTTTTCTCGTTTCCATCTTTCTTGGCGTGGGCGACTGGACCAAGGTAGCCGCAACCCCCTGGTTGCAGATGCCTTCGTTCACCTTTCCCGAATTTGCCTGGGAGCCCATCCTCTTTATCATGCCCATTACGCTTGCCCCGGCCATTGAGCACTTTGGCGACGTGGTTGCCATCAGCTCCATCACCGGGCGCGATTATCTGAAAGACCCCGGCGTGCACGCCACCATGTTTGGCGACGGCGTTGCCACCATGGCCGCTGGCTTTGTGGGCGGCCCGCCTTGCACCACCTACGCCGAAGTTATCGGCGCGGTCAGCCTTACAAGGGTGTTTAACCCCGCTGTTATGACCTGGGCTGCCATGTGCTCCATCCTGCTTTCATTTGTGGCCAAGATTGGTGCTTTTCTGGGGTCCATTCCCGTGCCTGTCATGGGCGGCATCATGATTCTGCTGTTTGGCGCAATCATGGTGGTGGGTCTCAACACACTGGTTCGCGCTGGCAAGGATTTGATGGAACCGCGCAATATGATCATTGTGGCGCTTATCATCATCTTTGGCGTTGGCGGTATGCAGTTCAGCATTGGTTCGTTCAAGCTCGGCGGTATCGGCCTTGCGGCCCTGACCGGTGTAGTGCTCAACCTGCTGCTGCCCAAGAGCAGAAGTCAGGAATAA
- a CDS encoding TRAP transporter small permease, which produces MSEDVSKNFPPDHAPGVHALLEPEQEPKHETMGQLLFEVFCAVIFLGMIGLVFYNALLRYIFSSSYPPSEEWARFLFMYITFFGAIEAFICKKHIAVDLLVVTFEGAKRKTVDIMASACSLFALGLLCYGGVVNVLQTLDTYSVATNVNMAFINGTLPIMALVGFIVELRSLVALIRRPASTFQKG; this is translated from the coding sequence ATGAGCGAGGATGTTTCCAAAAACTTTCCGCCCGACCATGCGCCGGGCGTGCATGCCCTGCTTGAGCCAGAGCAGGAACCCAAGCATGAAACCATGGGGCAGCTGCTGTTTGAAGTGTTTTGCGCCGTTATCTTTCTGGGCATGATTGGCCTTGTGTTTTACAATGCCCTGCTGCGCTACATTTTTTCATCCAGCTACCCGCCCAGTGAAGAATGGGCGCGGTTTCTTTTCATGTACATCACCTTTTTTGGTGCCATTGAAGCCTTTATCTGCAAAAAACACATTGCCGTTGACCTGCTTGTGGTCACGTTTGAAGGTGCAAAACGCAAAACCGTGGATATCATGGCATCGGCATGCAGCCTTTTTGCCCTTGGCCTGCTGTGCTACGGCGGCGTGGTCAACGTGCTGCAGACGCTTGATACCTACTCGGTGGCGACCAATGTCAACATGGCCTTTATCAATGGCACCCTGCCCATCATGGCCCTTGTAGGATTTATTGTTGAGCTGCGCTCGCTGGTGGCCCTTATTCGCAGACCCGCATCCACCTTCCAAAAGGGCTAG
- a CDS encoding glycosyltransferase, translating to MNYVTITDHDTISGALEIAHLPQVFISEEISAFFPDDRCEIHVLAWNITEAQHREISRLRHNIFDLVPYLMGQGIAHACAHPLCAANNRLTIEHVEQLVLLFSVFELNGARNNVQNEALHKIVSALTPESTARMEEKHGFSSHVTRPWIKSFVAGSDDHSSCNIARSSTVINVPRALIGRSGYAPTAALMRSIMEGKTTPSVIPATPLGFAHNLYAIGYQFYKNTTGLAQDINNSTVLRFAENMLTGQPETRSRTIRTRVMSLGGFLLQCGRWVARSEKSMQENMLEAAGRAIAGSPSLSAAAESINEILSQQRMPRREALLASFVAEVTENVQLSCANSVLADVLKGNFFNVFKLVGAMGSLYAMLAPYGIGYSLFAEDKMFARQCLRRITAKDRAKESHGENAAIAHFTDTYSEVNGVAKTLQSMLPLAREQGKKMDILTCVRQDSTGPNAQFTPGPVNFSPIGSFSIPEYPELSLNYPPALKIVQHCYERGYTLLHSATPGPMGLAALLTARMLKLPIHATYHTAFPQYILELTGDPSLEEATWRYVYWYYSQMDVVFAPSAATMKELIAHGLPEEKIRLYPRGVDAKRYTPAWQKQHEAQADGVRFLYVGRLSREKSVNRLVDAFRLVHEHMPTACLNIVGDGPQAEELQRQAADLPVTFTGYLSGTALVRAYEQADIFVFPSTTDTYGKVVLEAQAAGLAVVVSGQGGPRENVLPDKSGIVVRQETAEAYASAMMALATDPRTLLAMKREARCYAESRSSEKAFAAQWKLIETLTPQACW from the coding sequence ATGAACTACGTGACCATTACCGATCACGACACCATCAGCGGAGCTCTGGAAATAGCCCATCTGCCGCAGGTATTCATCAGCGAGGAGATTTCTGCCTTCTTTCCCGACGACAGGTGCGAAATACATGTGCTTGCATGGAACATAACAGAAGCCCAGCACCGTGAAATATCGCGCCTGCGCCATAATATTTTTGATCTTGTTCCCTATCTTATGGGGCAGGGCATTGCCCACGCCTGCGCTCACCCGCTGTGCGCCGCCAACAACAGGCTGACCATTGAGCATGTGGAACAGCTTGTACTGCTGTTTTCAGTGTTTGAGCTCAACGGAGCCCGTAATAATGTGCAAAATGAGGCGCTGCACAAAATTGTAAGCGCCCTTACCCCCGAATCCACTGCGCGGATGGAAGAAAAGCACGGGTTCAGCTCCCATGTGACGCGGCCATGGATCAAGAGTTTTGTGGCCGGGTCGGACGACCATTCTTCGTGCAACATCGCCAGAAGCTCCACGGTAATCAACGTGCCGCGCGCCCTGATCGGACGCTCTGGCTATGCACCCACGGCGGCGCTTATGCGCTCGATCATGGAGGGCAAAACCACTCCCAGTGTCATCCCCGCTACGCCATTGGGATTTGCCCACAACCTTTATGCTATTGGTTACCAGTTTTACAAAAATACCACGGGCCTCGCGCAGGATATCAACAATAGCACGGTGCTGCGCTTTGCCGAGAACATGCTCACCGGACAGCCGGAGACACGCAGCCGCACTATCAGAACGCGGGTCATGTCGCTTGGCGGCTTTTTGCTGCAATGCGGCAGGTGGGTGGCACGGTCTGAAAAAAGCATGCAGGAAAATATGCTTGAGGCCGCAGGCCGCGCCATTGCTGGCTCGCCCAGTCTGTCTGCGGCGGCAGAGAGCATTAACGAAATTTTGTCCCAGCAGCGCATGCCCCGGCGCGAGGCCCTGCTGGCCAGCTTTGTGGCCGAAGTAACGGAAAATGTGCAGCTTTCGTGCGCCAATTCCGTGCTTGCCGATGTTCTGAAGGGTAATTTTTTCAACGTGTTCAAATTGGTGGGAGCCATGGGTTCGCTTTATGCCATGCTGGCGCCTTACGGCATTGGCTACTCACTTTTTGCAGAAGACAAGATGTTTGCCCGTCAGTGCCTGCGCCGCATAACCGCAAAAGACAGGGCAAAGGAGAGCCACGGCGAAAACGCGGCCATCGCCCACTTTACCGACACCTACAGCGAAGTGAACGGCGTGGCCAAAACGCTGCAATCCATGCTGCCTCTGGCGAGAGAGCAGGGCAAAAAGATGGATATTCTCACCTGTGTGCGGCAGGATAGCACAGGCCCCAACGCCCAGTTCACCCCTGGCCCCGTCAATTTCAGTCCCATTGGCAGTTTTTCCATCCCGGAATATCCAGAACTTTCACTCAACTATCCCCCGGCGCTCAAGATAGTGCAGCACTGCTACGAGCGCGGCTACACCCTGCTGCATTCGGCCACGCCGGGCCCCATGGGGCTGGCGGCCCTGCTGACGGCAAGGATGCTCAAACTGCCCATCCACGCCACCTACCACACGGCCTTTCCGCAGTATATTCTTGAGCTTACGGGCGATCCCTCGCTTGAGGAAGCCACGTGGCGTTACGTATACTGGTATTACAGCCAGATGGATGTGGTTTTTGCGCCCTCAGCGGCAACCATGAAGGAGCTTATCGCCCACGGCCTGCCGGAAGAAAAGATTCGCCTCTATCCGCGTGGGGTAGACGCCAAACGCTATACCCCGGCCTGGCAAAAGCAGCACGAGGCACAGGCCGACGGTGTGCGTTTTTTGTATGTGGGGCGGCTCTCGCGAGAAAAAAGCGTGAACCGTCTTGTGGATGCCTTTCGGCTTGTGCATGAACACATGCCCACGGCATGCCTGAACATAGTGGGCGACGGCCCGCAGGCAGAGGAACTGCAAAGACAGGCGGCTGACCTGCCGGTGACCTTCACTGGTTATCTGAGTGGCACGGCGCTGGTGCGGGCCTATGAGCAGGCGGATATCTTTGTGTTTCCGTCCACCACCGATACTTACGGCAAAGTGGTGCTTGAGGCTCAGGCCGCCGGTCTGGCTGTGGTCGTAAGCGGGCAGGGCGGGCCGCGAGAAAATGTGCTGCCCGACAAAAGCGGTATTGTGGTCAGACAGGAAACAGCAGAGGCCTACGCCTCGGCCATGATGGCGCTGGCAACCGATCCGCGCACGCTTCTCGCCATGAAGCGCGAGGCGCGCTGTTACGCAGAATCGCGTAGCTCGGAAAAAGCCTTTGCCGCGCAGTGGAAGCTTATTGAAACCCTGACGCCGCAGGCCTGCTGGTAA
- the upp gene encoding uracil phosphoribosyltransferase, which yields MAVYVVDHPLVRHKLGILRMGATSTREFRSVSNEIARLLIYEATKSFRTEKHTVEGWAGPVEIEAISGKMVTVVPILRAGLGLMDGVLDMIPGAKISVVGLYRNEETLEPVEYYVKLATDMDQRLAIILDPMLATGGSLIAAISLLKRHGCKQICSLNLVCAPEGLAKVKAAHPDVDIYTAAIDSHLNENGYIIPGLGDAGDRIFGTK from the coding sequence ATGGCCGTTTATGTCGTTGATCATCCTCTTGTGCGCCACAAGCTGGGCATTTTGCGCATGGGGGCCACCTCCACGCGTGAGTTCCGTTCTGTTTCCAACGAAATTGCGCGTCTGCTTATTTACGAAGCCACCAAGAGCTTCCGCACCGAAAAGCACACCGTCGAAGGCTGGGCCGGACCGGTGGAAATTGAAGCCATTTCGGGCAAGATGGTGACCGTGGTTCCCATTTTGCGCGCTGGGCTGGGCCTTATGGACGGCGTGCTGGATATGATTCCCGGCGCGAAGATCAGCGTTGTGGGCCTGTACCGCAACGAAGAAACTCTTGAACCTGTTGAATATTACGTGAAGCTCGCCACCGACATGGATCAGCGGCTTGCTATCATTCTCGACCCCATGCTGGCCACCGGCGGATCGCTTATTGCCGCCATCAGCCTGTTGAAGCGCCACGGCTGCAAGCAGATTTGCAGCCTCAACCTTGTGTGCGCCCCCGAAGGTCTCGCCAAGGTCAAGGCCGCCCACCCCGATGTGGACATCTACACGGCCGCCATTGATTCTCACCTGAATGAAAACGGGTATATCATTCCTGGTCTCGGCGACGCCGGCGACCGTATCTTTGGAACCAAGTAG
- a CDS encoding TRAP transporter substrate-binding protein: protein MKRIVALFIALGLVCGMTLGFAGASQAKTLIKIAGMKPEGEPETLGMHLFGKYLAELSNGKYEVQVFPNSQLGKEDAYIAATRKGIIQMCATGTQTSALHPAMAMLETPMLFDDLDHARRAMEGKTFDLINEGFTEKSGLRTMNAFPLGFRHFYTKKPIVTVEDVKGLRMRVPNIPLYTNFAKECGISGQPMPFAEVPGALDQGVIDGGDSPLADIVSLKMYEITPEITLTGHILVIHSLYINDKFYQSLPDEDKKWFDEAAKRSANDVWAMVKEGDEKAKETILANKGHINTPSKEFHDYMAEAGKRSWKLFYDTVPNCQAILDSAAGYRESK from the coding sequence ATGAAACGTATTGTTGCACTGTTTATAGCTCTGGGTCTTGTTTGCGGCATGACCCTTGGCTTTGCCGGGGCCTCTCAGGCCAAGACACTCATCAAGATTGCGGGCATGAAGCCCGAGGGTGAGCCCGAAACTCTGGGCATGCATCTGTTCGGCAAGTATCTTGCCGAACTTTCCAATGGCAAATATGAAGTGCAGGTCTTCCCCAACAGCCAGCTTGGCAAGGAAGACGCCTACATTGCCGCCACCCGTAAGGGTATCATTCAGATGTGCGCCACCGGCACGCAGACCTCTGCCCTGCACCCCGCCATGGCCATGCTTGAAACGCCCATGCTGTTTGATGATCTTGATCATGCCCGCCGCGCCATGGAAGGCAAGACCTTTGACCTGATCAACGAAGGCTTTACCGAAAAATCAGGTCTGCGCACCATGAACGCCTTTCCCTTGGGCTTCCGCCACTTCTACACCAAGAAGCCCATCGTTACCGTGGAAGACGTAAAGGGCCTGCGCATGCGCGTGCCCAACATTCCGCTGTACACCAACTTTGCCAAGGAATGCGGCATCAGCGGCCAGCCCATGCCTTTTGCAGAAGTGCCCGGCGCTCTTGACCAGGGCGTCATTGACGGCGGCGACAGCCCGCTGGCCGATATCGTAAGCCTCAAAATGTACGAAATCACGCCCGAAATCACCCTTACCGGCCACATCCTTGTTATCCACTCCCTCTATATCAACGACAAGTTCTACCAGTCGTTGCCCGATGAGGACAAAAAGTGGTTTGACGAAGCCGCCAAGCGCTCTGCCAACGACGTGTGGGCCATGGTCAAGGAAGGCGACGAAAAGGCCAAGGAAACCATTCTTGCCAACAAGGGCCACATCAACACGCCCAGCAAGGAATTTCACGACTACATGGCCGAAGCCGGCAAGCGCAGCTGGAAGCTCTTTTACGACACGGTGCCCAATTGCCAGGCTATTCTGGACAGCGCCGCCGGCTACCGCGAATCCAAATAA